In one Lolium rigidum isolate FL_2022 chromosome 3, APGP_CSIRO_Lrig_0.1, whole genome shotgun sequence genomic region, the following are encoded:
- the LOC124696785 gene encoding cytochrome P450 94B3-like, which produces MPMAPFLLLLPLFFLGAVLVLRARRLDNKVAAQHTPGLRPYPLLGHLPQFLANRHRVMDWMTEVLARQPTCTLVLRRPGAAPGVITANPANVEHVLRANFKNYPKGPSFSSTLHDFLGRGILNADGEAWRAQRKAASHEFSTRSLRAFVAQSVHGELHGRLLPLLRRAVSSGQPFDLQDTLERFAFDNICRVAFDHDPHQLPDDDEVGDSASPEEETSSGTFADAFRDAANISAGRFRYAVPGFWKVKKALNLGSERRLRESVAMVHGYADRIIRSRREEMRMACEKHDLLSRFMASQGDSCTDAVLRDVVISVLLAGRETTSSALTWFFWQLSSRPDVERRIRDEVAAVRARRAQGDRDNAGFGLDELREMHYLHAAITESMRLHTPVPVNRVYAQAADVLPDGTAVGAGWFVTYNSYAMGRMESVWGEDAPAYRPERWLDPAEGTFRPESPFRFSVFHAGPRICLGKEMAYIQMKSIVASVLEEFMLEVDGGYRPRQVPSITLRMADGLPVTVKARGD; this is translated from the coding sequence ATGCCGATGGCACCCTTCCTGCTGCTGCTACCGCTCTTCTTCCTCGGTGCAGTCTTGGTCCTTCGAGCCCGGAGGCTCGACAacaaggtggcggcgcagcaCACGCCGGGCCTGCGGCCGTACCCGCTGCTCGGCCACCTGCCGCAGTTCCTGGCCAACCGGCACCGCGTCATGGACTGGATGACCGAGGTGCTCGCGCGCCAGCCCACGTGCACGCTCGTGCTCCgccggccgggcgccgcgccgggcGTCATCACCGCCAACCCGGCGAACGTGGAGCACGTCCTGCGCGCCAACTTCAAGAACTACCCCAAGGGCCCGAGCTTCTCGTCCACGCTCCACGACTTCCTCGGCCGCGGCATCCTGAACGCCGATGGTGAGGCGTGGCGCGCGCAGCGGAAGGCGGCCAGCCACGAGTTCAGCACGCGCTCGCTGCGCGCCTTCGTGGCCCAGAGCGTGCACGGCGAGCTCCACGGCAGGCTCCTCCCGCTGCTGCGCCGCGCGGTGAGCTCCGGCCAGCCGTTCGACCTCCAGGACACGCTCGAGCGGTTCGCCTTCGATAATATCTGCCGGGTCGCCTTCGACCACGACCCGCACCAGCTCCCTGATGATGACGAGGTCGGCGACAGCGCTTCCCCGGAGGAAGAGACTTCTAGCGGCACGTTCGCCGACGCGTTCCGTGACGCTGCAAATATCAGTGCTGGCAGGTTCCGGTACGCCGTCCCAGGATTCTGGAAGGTGAAGAAGGCGCTTAACCTGGGCTCCGAGCGGCGGCTCCGCGAGTCCGTGGCCATGGTGCACGGCTACGCCGACCGCATCATCCGGTCGCGACGGGAGGAGATGCGCATGGCCTGCGAGAAGCACGACCTCCTGTCGCGGTTCATGGCGAGCCAGGGCGACAGCTGCACCGACGCCGTCCTCCGAGACGTGGTGATCAGTGTCCTGCTCGCCGGGCGAGAGACCACGTCCTCCGCGCTCACATGGTTCTTCTGGCAGCTTTCCTCGCGCCCGGACGTGGAGCGCCGCATCCGCGACGAGGTCGCCGCGGTGCGCGCCCGCAGAGCCCAGGGCGATCGGGACAATGCCGGCTTCGGTCTGGACGAGCTGAGGGAGATGCACTACCTCCACGCGGCCATCACGGAGTCGATGCGGCTGCACACGCCGGTGCCGGTGAACAGGGTGTACGCGCAGGCCGCCGACGTGCTGCCCGACGgcacggcggtgggagcggggtgGTTCGTGACGTACAACTCGTACGCGATGGGACGGATGGAGTCCGTGTGGGGCGAGGACGCGCCGGCTTACCGGCCGGAACGGTGGCTGGACCCGGCGGAGGGGACGTTCCGGCCTGAGAGCCCTTTCCGGTTCTCGGTGTTCCACGCGGGGCCGAGGATTTGCCTAGGGAAGGAGATGGCGTACATCCAGATGAAGTCCATCGTGGCGTCCGTGCTGGAAGAGTTCATGCTGGAGGTGGACGGCGGGTACCGACCACGGCAGGTGCCGTCGATCACGCTGCGGATGGCGGACGGGCTCCCGGTGACGGTGAAGGCTAGAGGCGATTGA